A section of the Pseudomonas tritici genome encodes:
- a CDS encoding YebC/PmpR family DNA-binding transcriptional regulator translates to MGAQWKVKHKEAASNAKGKIFGKLVKEITIAARNGADTATNAHLRLVVEQAKKASMPKETLERAIKKGAGLLGETVQYHRVTYEGFAPHQVPLIVECVTDNINRTVAEIRVAFRKGQLGASGSVAWDFNHVGLIEASPDSPDADPEMAAIEAGAQDFEDGEEEGTTLFITETTDLDAVQKALPEQGFTVLSAKLGYLSKNPVSGLSAEQMAEVEAFLEGLDNHDDVQDMFVGLAG, encoded by the coding sequence ATGGGCGCACAGTGGAAAGTCAAACATAAAGAAGCGGCATCCAATGCCAAGGGCAAGATCTTCGGCAAGCTGGTGAAAGAAATCACCATCGCCGCCCGCAACGGCGCCGACACCGCGACCAACGCCCACCTGCGTCTGGTGGTGGAACAGGCCAAAAAGGCCTCGATGCCCAAGGAAACCCTGGAACGCGCCATCAAGAAAGGTGCCGGTCTGCTCGGCGAGACCGTGCAATACCACCGTGTGACCTACGAGGGGTTCGCCCCGCACCAGGTGCCGCTGATCGTCGAGTGCGTGACCGACAACATCAACCGCACGGTGGCTGAAATCCGTGTGGCGTTCCGTAAGGGCCAACTGGGCGCCTCCGGCTCCGTGGCTTGGGACTTCAACCACGTCGGCCTGATCGAAGCCTCGCCGGACAGCCCGGACGCCGATCCGGAAATGGCCGCGATTGAAGCCGGGGCCCAGGATTTCGAAGACGGCGAGGAAGAGGGCACCACCCTGTTCATCACCGAAACCACCGACCTGGATGCTGTACAGAAGGCGCTGCCGGAGCAGGGCTTTACCGTGTTGTCGGCCAAGCTGGGTTACCTCTCGAAAAACCCGGTGAGCGGTTTGAGCGCCGAGCAGATGGCTGAAGTCGAAGCCTTCCTGGAAGGCCTGGACAACCATGATGACGTGCAGGATATGTTCGTCGGCCTGGCTG
- a CDS encoding LysR substrate-binding domain-containing protein, with product MTLFQLRAFDAVAREGSFTRAAARLFISQPAVTGHIKALEEHYQIPLLRRTARRVEVTEEGARLAAITRAIFGLVDEAQAMLEANQQLLTGRLEVAADGPHLVMPMIASLRARYPGITVNLRLGNAQETLAALLSEHADVAVLTEVEPRNGLHLQPLSESRICALVPVSHPWATLPKGIRLGQLNDVIMVLREPSSITRRTFDDACLAAGVQPKVLLELDSREAVTEAVAAELGVGVVSSMEVSPDPRVCAVPIQGEGLLNRHMLGCMERRRSLRLIQAFFELAP from the coding sequence ATGACTCTGTTTCAATTGCGCGCATTCGATGCCGTGGCCCGCGAGGGCAGTTTTACCCGTGCGGCGGCGCGGCTGTTCATCAGCCAACCCGCGGTAACCGGGCATATCAAGGCGCTGGAAGAGCACTACCAGATCCCGTTGCTGCGGCGTACCGCACGTCGGGTAGAGGTGACGGAGGAGGGCGCGCGCCTGGCGGCGATCACGCGGGCGATCTTCGGCCTGGTAGATGAAGCGCAGGCGATGCTGGAGGCCAACCAGCAATTGCTCACCGGGCGCCTGGAAGTGGCGGCGGACGGCCCGCATCTGGTGATGCCGATGATCGCCAGCCTGCGCGCGCGTTACCCTGGGATTACCGTCAACCTGCGCTTGGGCAACGCTCAGGAAACCCTGGCCGCGTTGTTGTCCGAGCATGCGGATGTGGCGGTACTTACCGAGGTCGAACCGCGCAATGGCCTGCATTTGCAACCTTTGAGCGAGTCGCGGATCTGCGCGCTGGTGCCTGTCAGTCACCCCTGGGCGACGCTGCCCAAGGGTATCCGCCTGGGTCAGCTTAACGACGTGATCATGGTGCTGCGCGAGCCCAGCTCCATCACCCGGCGCACCTTTGATGACGCCTGCCTGGCTGCCGGTGTACAGCCCAAGGTGCTGCTGGAACTCGACAGCCGTGAGGCGGTGACCGAGGCCGTTGCTGCCGAGTTGGGCGTAGGCGTGGTGTCGTCGATGGAAGTCAGCCCGGACCCGCGCGTGTGCGCCGTGCCGATCCAGGGCGAAGGGCTGCTGAATCGCCACATGCTTGGTTGCATGGAGCGGCGGCGCTCATTGCGCTTGATCCAGGCATTTTTCGAGTTGGCACCCTGA
- a CDS encoding 2-aminoethylphosphonate--pyruvate transaminase — translation MTTAPILLTPGPLTTSARTRQAMMVDWGSWDDRFNQLTASACEHLLAILNGADTHHCVPLQGSGTFAVEAAIGTLVPRNGKVLVLINGAYGKRLARICDVLGRDFSTFETAEDEPTTAADVDRLLQADKAITHVALIHCETSTGILNPLPEIAQVIKNHGKRLIIDAMSSFGALPINAHEVPFDALIAASGKCLEGVPGMGFVFAEKTALAAAQGNCHSLAMDLFDQHSYMAKTGQWRFTPPTHVVAALHEALLQYVEEGGLPARHRRYARNCQVLLDGMAELGLRSFLPAAIQAPIIVTFHAPQDPHYQFKDFYERVKAKGFILYPGKLTQVETFRVGCIGHVDATDMHAAVTAIAEALQAMGITLSSFGAHA, via the coding sequence ATGACCACCGCGCCGATCCTGCTGACCCCTGGCCCCCTGACCACCTCCGCCCGGACCCGTCAGGCAATGATGGTGGACTGGGGTTCATGGGATGACCGTTTCAACCAGCTCACCGCCAGTGCGTGCGAACACTTGCTGGCGATTCTCAACGGCGCCGACACTCACCATTGCGTGCCCTTGCAAGGCAGCGGCACGTTCGCCGTCGAAGCCGCCATCGGCACCCTCGTACCGCGCAATGGCAAGGTGCTGGTGCTGATCAACGGCGCCTATGGCAAGCGCCTGGCCAGGATCTGCGACGTGCTCGGCCGCGATTTCAGCACCTTTGAAACCGCCGAAGACGAACCGACCACCGCCGCCGACGTCGACCGCCTGCTGCAGGCCGACAAGGCCATCACCCACGTCGCGCTGATCCACTGCGAAACCAGCACCGGCATTCTCAACCCACTGCCGGAAATCGCCCAGGTCATTAAAAACCACGGCAAGCGCTTGATCATCGACGCCATGAGCTCCTTTGGTGCGCTGCCGATCAACGCCCATGAAGTGCCGTTCGACGCACTGATTGCAGCCTCCGGCAAATGCCTGGAAGGCGTACCGGGGATGGGGTTTGTCTTCGCCGAAAAAACCGCGTTGGCCGCGGCCCAAGGAAACTGCCACTCCCTGGCGATGGACCTGTTTGACCAGCACAGCTACATGGCCAAGACCGGCCAATGGCGTTTCACCCCGCCGACCCACGTGGTCGCCGCCCTGCACGAAGCGCTGCTGCAATACGTTGAAGAAGGCGGCCTGCCCGCGCGCCATCGACGCTATGCACGCAACTGCCAGGTGCTGCTGGATGGCATGGCCGAACTGGGCCTGCGCAGCTTCCTGCCGGCGGCGATCCAGGCGCCGATCATCGTCACCTTCCATGCTCCGCAAGACCCGCACTATCAATTCAAGGATTTTTACGAGCGGGTCAAGGCGAAGGGTTTCATCCTGTATCCGGGCAAGTTGACCCAGGTGGAAACCTTTCGCGTGGGCTGCATCGGCCATGTCGACGCCACCGACATGCACGCCGCCGTCACCGCCATTGCCGAGGCACTGCAAGCCATGGGCATCACCCTTTCTTCCTTCGGAGCACACGCATGA
- the phnX gene encoding phosphonoacetaldehyde hydrolase: MNYQNPNALQAVILDWAGTVVDFGSFAPTQIFVEAFAEFDVQVSIEEARGPMGMGKWDHIRTLCDQPQVAERYRKAFGRTPTDDDVTAIYQRFMPLQIEKIAEHSALIPGALDTIARLRVQGIKIGSCSGYPKQVMDKVVALAATNGYIADHVVATDEVPNGRPWPAQALANVIALGIDDVAACVKVDDTVPGILEGRRAGMWTVALTCSGNALGLTYAQFRALDTATLASERKRVEAMFEGSRPHYLIDTINDLPSVIADINARLARGEMPQSH, from the coding sequence ATGAACTACCAGAACCCCAATGCCCTGCAAGCTGTGATCCTCGACTGGGCAGGCACCGTGGTCGATTTCGGCTCCTTCGCACCCACGCAGATTTTTGTCGAAGCCTTTGCCGAGTTCGATGTGCAAGTCTCCATCGAAGAAGCCCGCGGCCCGATGGGCATGGGCAAGTGGGATCACATCCGCACCCTCTGCGACCAGCCGCAGGTCGCCGAGCGCTACCGCAAGGCGTTCGGCCGCACGCCGACCGATGACGACGTAACCGCCATCTACCAACGCTTCATGCCGTTGCAGATCGAGAAGATCGCCGAACACTCGGCGCTGATTCCCGGTGCCCTCGACACCATCGCACGCCTGCGCGTGCAAGGCATAAAGATCGGTTCCTGCTCCGGCTACCCCAAACAAGTGATGGATAAAGTCGTCGCCCTGGCGGCCACCAACGGTTATATCGCCGACCATGTAGTCGCGACCGATGAAGTGCCCAACGGCCGCCCATGGCCGGCCCAGGCGCTGGCGAATGTGATCGCGCTGGGCATCGATGATGTGGCAGCGTGCGTGAAAGTCGACGACACCGTGCCCGGCATCCTCGAAGGCCGCCGCGCCGGGATGTGGACCGTGGCCCTGACCTGCTCCGGCAACGCACTGGGATTGACCTACGCGCAGTTCCGCGCCCTTGACACCGCCACCCTGGCCAGCGAGCGCAAGCGCGTCGAAGCGATGTTCGAAGGCTCGCGCCCGCACTACCTGATCGACACCATCAACGACCTGCCTTCGGTGATCGCCGACATCAATGCGCGCCTGGCCCGTGGGGAAATGCCGCAGAGCCACTGA
- a CDS encoding cytochrome b: MPWKNSDTRYSTMSIALHWLMVVLLAVVYACIELRGQFPKGSGARTLIVEMHFMFGLTVFVLVWLRLFARSLGVAPKIVPAPPQWQSLLATLMHVALYALMIGMPIAGWLIVSAEGHSVMFYGMELPPLIGENKDLAKQIEGWHVWFGKVGYWLIGLHALAGIAHHYVLRDNTALRMTPGRFAKKTAE, translated from the coding sequence ATGCCGTGGAAAAACTCCGATACGCGCTACAGCACCATGTCGATCGCGTTGCACTGGTTGATGGTGGTGCTGCTGGCGGTGGTCTACGCCTGCATTGAACTGCGTGGCCAGTTTCCGAAAGGCAGCGGTGCGCGAACGTTGATCGTCGAAATGCACTTTATGTTTGGCCTTACCGTGTTTGTGCTGGTGTGGCTGCGGTTGTTTGCGCGCAGCCTGGGGGTTGCCCCCAAGATCGTGCCGGCACCGCCGCAATGGCAGAGCCTGCTGGCGACGCTGATGCATGTCGCGCTGTACGCGCTAATGATCGGCATGCCGATTGCCGGCTGGCTGATTGTGAGTGCCGAGGGGCATTCGGTGATGTTCTATGGCATGGAGTTGCCGCCGTTGATTGGCGAGAACAAGGACCTCGCCAAGCAGATTGAAGGCTGGCATGTCTGGTTCGGCAAGGTCGGTTATTGGCTGATCGGGCTGCATGCACTGGCGGGGATTGCCCACCATTACGTCCTGCGGGACAACACGGCGTTGCGGATGACGCCGGGGCGGTTTGCCAAGAAAACTGCTGAATGA
- a CDS encoding 1-aminocyclopropane-1-carboxylate deaminase/D-cysteine desulfhydrase codes for MGPFDWLPRAPLEPLQLDWLQGVELAVLRLDCIDPLISGNKWFKLSGHLAQAQNARGIISLGGAYSNHLHALAAAGKRFDFPTVGLLRGHPQDTPTVLDLKAFGMQLHWLGYGGYRARHEPDFWLPWREQYPHLHPVPEGGGGIAGASGCSVLVKQVRAQLPALGWTDYDGWWLAAGTGTTLAGLVLAEAGAHTVHGAMAVPDDHGVAQNVESIVQSGYELVDASRGGFAKVDPLLLEFIETTERACGLPLEPLYTGKALLALKAQIEAGRFTSGTRLIFVHTGGLQGRRGFNA; via the coding sequence ATGGGCCCCTTCGATTGGCTTCCCCGCGCACCGCTTGAACCCTTGCAGCTGGATTGGCTGCAAGGTGTCGAGCTGGCCGTGTTGCGCCTGGATTGTATCGACCCGCTGATCAGTGGCAACAAATGGTTCAAGCTCAGCGGGCATTTAGCGCAGGCGCAAAACGCCCGCGGCATCATCAGCCTGGGCGGCGCTTACTCCAACCATTTGCACGCGTTAGCCGCCGCCGGCAAGCGCTTTGACTTCCCCACCGTAGGCCTGCTGCGCGGGCATCCACAAGACACCCCTACTGTCCTCGACTTGAAGGCATTTGGCATGCAATTGCATTGGCTGGGGTATGGCGGTTATCGCGCGCGCCATGAACCGGACTTTTGGCTGCCGTGGCGTGAGCAGTATCCCCATCTGCATCCCGTGCCTGAAGGCGGCGGTGGTATTGCGGGTGCATCGGGTTGCTCCGTGTTGGTCAAGCAGGTGCGGGCGCAGTTGCCCGCACTGGGGTGGACCGACTACGACGGCTGGTGGTTAGCTGCAGGCACTGGCACCACGTTGGCCGGTCTGGTGCTGGCGGAGGCGGGTGCACACACGGTGCACGGCGCCATGGCGGTGCCGGATGATCACGGTGTGGCGCAGAACGTGGAGTCTATCGTGCAAAGTGGGTATGAGCTGGTGGACGCCAGCCGAGGTGGCTTTGCCAAGGTCGATCCGCTGCTGCTCGAGTTTATCGAAACCACAGAGCGGGCCTGCGGCTTGCCATTGGAGCCGCTCTACACCGGCAAGGCGTTACTGGCCTTGAAGGCGCAGATCGAAGCAGGGCGCTTTACTTCCGGCACCCGCCTGATCTTCGTGCACACCGGCGGCCTGCAAGGCCGCCGAGGGTTCAATGCCTGA
- a CDS encoding NADPH-dependent 2,4-dienoyl-CoA reductase, protein MTAVAYPHLLAPLDLGFTTLRNRTLMGSMHTGLEEKPGGFERMAAYFAERARGGVGLMVTGGIGPNDEGGVYAGAAKLTTDEEAQKHKIVTKAVHEAGGKICMQILHAGRYAYSPKQVAPSAIQAPINPFKPKELDEEGIEKQIQDFVTCSLLAQVAEYDGVEIMGSEGYFINQFLAAHTNHRTDRWGGSYENRMRLAVDIVRRVREAVGPNFIIIFRLSMLDLVEGGSTWEEIVQLAKAIEGAGATLINTGIGWHEARIPTIATKVPRGAFSKVTAKLRGAVQIPLITTNRINTPEIAEQILAEGDADMVSMARPFLADPEFVNKAAAGRADEINTCIGCNQACLDHTFGGKLTTCLVNPRACYETELNYLPVKQIKKIAVVGAGPAGLAAATVAAERGHQVTLFDSASEIGGQFNIAKRVPGKEEFFETLRYFKRKLQTTHVELCLNTRVDVAQLAAGGYDEIILATGIAPRTPAIPGVESAKVLSYLDVILERKPVGKRVAVIGAGGIGFDVSEFLVHQGVSTSLDREAFWKEWGIDTQLQARGGVAGIKPQPHAPAREVFLLQRKTSKVGDGLGKTTGWIHRTGLKSKQVQMLNSVEYLKIDDEGLHIRIGAEGEPQVLAVDNIVICAGQDPLRELQDGLVAAGQTVHLIGGADVAAELDAKRAINQGSRLAAEL, encoded by the coding sequence ATGACCGCTGTTGCCTACCCGCATCTGCTGGCCCCGTTGGACCTGGGTTTTACCACCTTGCGCAACCGTACCCTGATGGGCTCGATGCACACGGGCCTTGAAGAAAAGCCCGGCGGCTTCGAACGCATGGCCGCCTATTTTGCAGAGCGCGCCCGTGGCGGCGTTGGCCTGATGGTCACTGGCGGCATTGGCCCGAATGACGAGGGCGGGGTGTACGCCGGCGCGGCCAAGCTGACCACCGACGAAGAAGCGCAAAAACACAAGATCGTGACCAAAGCCGTGCATGAGGCGGGCGGCAAGATCTGCATGCAGATCCTCCATGCCGGTCGTTATGCCTACAGCCCTAAACAAGTTGCACCGAGCGCGATCCAGGCGCCGATCAACCCGTTCAAGCCCAAGGAGCTGGACGAAGAAGGCATCGAAAAGCAGATCCAGGATTTTGTCACCTGTTCGTTGCTGGCCCAGGTCGCCGAGTACGACGGTGTGGAAATCATGGGGTCCGAAGGCTACTTCATTAACCAGTTCCTCGCCGCCCACACCAACCATCGCACCGACCGCTGGGGCGGTAGCTACGAAAACCGCATGCGCCTGGCGGTGGATATCGTGCGCCGTGTGCGTGAGGCCGTGGGCCCGAATTTCATCATTATCTTCCGCCTGTCGATGCTCGATCTGGTGGAGGGCGGCAGCACCTGGGAAGAAATCGTGCAGTTGGCCAAGGCCATCGAAGGCGCCGGTGCGACCCTTATCAACACCGGGATTGGCTGGCACGAAGCGCGTATCCCGACCATCGCCACCAAGGTGCCGCGCGGCGCGTTCAGCAAAGTCACCGCCAAACTGCGCGGTGCGGTGCAGATTCCGCTGATTACTACCAACCGCATCAACACCCCGGAAATCGCCGAGCAGATCCTCGCCGAGGGCGATGCCGACATGGTGTCCATGGCACGCCCATTCCTGGCCGACCCGGAATTCGTCAACAAGGCTGCCGCTGGCCGTGCCGATGAAATCAACACCTGTATCGGCTGCAATCAGGCCTGCCTGGATCACACCTTCGGCGGCAAGCTGACCACCTGTTTGGTCAACCCGCGCGCGTGCTATGAGACTGAGCTCAACTACCTGCCCGTGAAGCAAATCAAGAAGATCGCCGTGGTGGGTGCCGGTCCTGCCGGTCTGGCGGCGGCAACGGTGGCTGCGGAGCGCGGCCATCAGGTGACGCTGTTTGACTCCGCCAGCGAGATCGGCGGCCAGTTCAATATCGCCAAGCGCGTGCCGGGCAAGGAGGAGTTCTTCGAAACCCTGCGCTACTTCAAGCGCAAATTGCAGACCACCCACGTGGAGCTTTGCCTCAATACCCGTGTGGACGTGGCGCAACTGGCGGCGGGTGGTTATGACGAGATCATCCTGGCCACCGGCATCGCGCCGCGTACCCCGGCGATCCCGGGGGTCGAGAGTGCCAAGGTGCTGAGCTACTTGGATGTGATCCTCGAACGCAAACCGGTAGGCAAGCGCGTAGCGGTGATCGGCGCCGGTGGTATCGGTTTCGATGTCTCGGAATTCCTCGTGCACCAAGGTGTGTCCACCAGCCTGGACCGCGAAGCGTTCTGGAAAGAGTGGGGCATCGACACCCAGCTGCAAGCCCGCGGTGGTGTTGCCGGTATCAAACCGCAACCCCATGCGCCGGCGCGTGAAGTGTTCTTGCTGCAACGCAAGACTTCCAAGGTGGGCGACGGCCTGGGCAAGACTACCGGCTGGATCCACCGTACCGGTTTGAAGAGCAAGCAGGTGCAGATGCTCAACAGCGTCGAGTATTTGAAAATCGACGATGAAGGCCTGCATATCCGCATTGGCGCCGAGGGTGAACCCCAAGTGCTGGCGGTGGACAATATCGTCATCTGCGCCGGCCAGGACCCGCTGCGCGAACTGCAGGACGGCCTGGTCGCGGCGGGCCAGACCGTGCACCTGATCGGCGGCGCCGATGTGGCGGCCGAGCTGGATGCCAAGCGCGCTATCAATCAGGGTTCACGCCTCGCTGCCGAACTGTAA
- a CDS encoding carbon-nitrogen hydrolase family protein: MRKLLAFTVTMALVAAVAAYLVWTQERPVAHYLSDLRITLAVNEGLPADRGNLLGIQPELFPADYQSLERLHLKLSAYLQKARDQGLINDKTIVVLPEHIGTWLMLIGEKNEVYQALHAKDAMNWLSVSNPLMFARAWISATGDNRTDDAYLRMKADGMARDYQVLFGGLAKEFGVTLVAGSITLPNPSVSQGQLQVGHGALYNASVVFSADGLPVGEPQRQLYPIYNERGFIEPGDENVVSVVDTPAGRLGVLVGSDSWYPENYRKLNEHGAQLIAVPAFVLGRDTWDGPWRGFKSVSTPTEISLKPEELSEGEAWRRLTLISQPPVSQASAGMSVFLRGQFWDLGTAGHSFLSSNGQISADSDARGARLLNIWL; encoded by the coding sequence ATGCGTAAACTTCTCGCTTTTACCGTCACCATGGCCCTGGTTGCCGCCGTCGCCGCGTATCTGGTCTGGACCCAGGAGCGCCCCGTGGCGCATTACCTGTCGGACCTGCGCATCACCCTTGCCGTCAACGAAGGCCTGCCGGCTGACCGTGGCAACTTGCTGGGCATCCAGCCGGAGCTGTTTCCGGCCGACTACCAGAGCCTGGAACGCCTGCACCTGAAGCTGTCGGCCTACCTGCAAAAAGCCCGCGACCAAGGGCTGATCAACGACAAGACCATCGTGGTACTGCCCGAACATATTGGCACCTGGCTGATGCTCATAGGCGAGAAGAACGAGGTCTACCAGGCTCTCCACGCGAAAGATGCGATGAATTGGCTGTCGGTCAGCAACCCACTGATGTTTGCGCGCGCGTGGATCAGCGCCACGGGCGACAACCGCACCGACGACGCCTACCTGCGCATGAAAGCCGATGGCATGGCGCGGGACTATCAGGTGTTGTTTGGCGGCCTGGCCAAGGAGTTTGGCGTGACCTTGGTGGCCGGCTCCATCACCCTGCCCAACCCAAGCGTCAGTCAGGGACAGCTGCAGGTCGGCCATGGTGCGCTGTATAACGCCAGCGTGGTCTTCAGCGCCGACGGTTTGCCCGTCGGCGAGCCGCAGCGTCAGCTCTACCCGATCTACAATGAACGTGGCTTTATCGAACCCGGTGATGAAAACGTCGTCAGCGTGGTCGACACCCCGGCCGGTCGCCTGGGCGTGCTGGTGGGCAGCGACAGCTGGTACCCGGAAAACTACCGCAAACTCAACGAACACGGCGCGCAGTTGATCGCAGTGCCGGCCTTTGTGCTGGGACGTGACACCTGGGACGGCCCATGGCGCGGTTTCAAAAGCGTGTCCACCCCGACTGAAATCAGCCTCAAGCCCGAAGAACTCAGTGAAGGCGAAGCCTGGCGCCGTCTCACGCTGATCAGCCAGCCCCCCGTCAGTCAGGCAAGCGCCGGCATGAGCGTGTTCCTGCGTGGACAATTCTGGGACCTGGGCACCGCTGGGCATAGCTTCCTCAGCAGCAACGGGCAAATCAGCGCAGATAGCGACGCCCGTGGTGCGCGCTTGTTGAATATCTGGCTGTGA
- a CDS encoding AraC family transcriptional regulator, with the protein MKPVRLGDLSVGFVHTLADAIHSHGQDPQPLLLQYGLDPARLAEAGARLSIPRYMRLGHAAIQLTGDPGLGLRMGQFSRLSQAGLAGVTAAQAPNVREAARTLTRFEALYGSNYRGQSSFVEDAEGAWLRFYSISPYNAFNRFVVDSIIAGWLHQLSSLAQHRVQAQRIDIEFETPVYADQYNALGDIHFSAEANQLRLNQQTLALRNPQHCPSTWNLLLQLCERELEQLTRTRSLRERITRLLGPMLNGGREPDLEEVAARLKLPTWTLRRKLAEEGTQFRAILNDTRRDLAMTYIRDTELAFGEIAYLLGFASAQAFQRAFRRWNNQTPGEFRRSQRHSA; encoded by the coding sequence GTGAAGCCCGTACGGCTGGGGGACCTGTCGGTGGGCTTCGTGCACACCCTGGCGGATGCCATCCACAGCCACGGCCAGGACCCGCAGCCGCTGCTGCTGCAATACGGCCTCGACCCGGCGCGCCTCGCCGAGGCCGGTGCACGCTTGTCGATCCCGCGTTACATGCGCCTTGGCCATGCGGCCATCCAGCTCACCGGCGACCCGGGCCTGGGTTTGCGCATGGGCCAGTTCAGCCGCCTGAGCCAGGCAGGGCTCGCGGGCGTCACCGCCGCCCAGGCGCCCAACGTACGCGAGGCTGCGCGCACATTGACTCGTTTCGAAGCACTGTACGGCTCCAATTATCGCGGGCAGTCGAGTTTTGTCGAAGATGCCGAAGGCGCCTGGCTCCGCTTCTACTCCATCAGCCCCTACAACGCCTTCAACCGCTTTGTGGTCGACTCGATCATCGCCGGCTGGCTGCATCAATTGTCGAGCCTGGCCCAACACCGGGTGCAGGCACAACGCATCGACATCGAATTTGAAACACCGGTGTATGCCGATCAGTACAACGCGCTCGGAGACATTCACTTCAGCGCCGAGGCCAACCAATTGCGCCTCAACCAGCAAACCCTGGCCCTGCGCAACCCGCAGCACTGCCCAAGTACCTGGAACCTGTTGTTACAACTTTGTGAGAGAGAGTTGGAGCAATTGACCCGCACCCGCAGCCTGCGCGAGCGCATTACCCGGTTGCTCGGGCCGATGCTCAATGGCGGCCGGGAACCCGACCTGGAAGAAGTGGCGGCACGCTTGAAGCTGCCGACCTGGACGCTACGCCGCAAACTGGCCGAAGAAGGCACTCAGTTCCGCGCCATTCTCAACGATACCCGCCGCGACCTGGCCATGACCTATATTCGCGATACGGAACTGGCGTTCGGCGAGATCGCCTACTTGCTCGGTTTTGCCTCCGCCCAAGCCTTCCAGCGGGCGTTCAGGCGGTGGAACAACCAGACCCCAGGGGAATTTCGCCGCAGTCAGCGGCATTCCGCCTGA
- a CDS encoding transketolase-like TK C-terminal-containing protein — protein MPTSTLDCAQRCIDVLSAAEDAPNSPLYTVMTMANTLESSRQAWVIRCQSRSRRVGNWPSWFARNTVEKPLLYLHSAQSSAQLSALADVTQQRGILCNDIENQPSPWPKGAQPSLPLWLATHPRCTPYDPASGEEARAIVLAGLHTLYVDGEPGFYYLALHDQQSAGVLSGQDREDALKGMYPIKRDHTGDVRLLGAGRALEDVLHAARLLKQDWDITAQVWSCPSYTRLAREAAAAERWNRLHPTAPKRSCHLRECLAATAAPVIAVTGYPQAIVDQLAAHTDARFVALGAGSVQAGAPSRYWIVVMALRALADEGRIDLQQVETAMARYPLK, from the coding sequence ATGCCCACCTCCACCCTTGACTGCGCGCAACGCTGCATCGACGTTTTGAGCGCCGCAGAAGACGCTCCCAACTCACCGCTGTACACCGTGATGACCATGGCCAACACGCTCGAATCCAGCCGACAGGCGTGGGTGATTCGCTGCCAGTCACGCTCCCGGCGCGTGGGGAACTGGCCCAGCTGGTTTGCGCGCAATACCGTCGAAAAACCCTTGCTGTACCTGCACAGTGCGCAATCATCGGCACAGTTGAGTGCGCTGGCGGACGTGACCCAGCAACGCGGCATCCTGTGCAACGACATCGAAAACCAGCCTTCGCCCTGGCCCAAAGGTGCACAACCTTCCCTGCCGCTGTGGCTCGCTACCCATCCACGTTGCACGCCGTACGACCCGGCTTCCGGTGAAGAAGCCCGGGCGATTGTGCTGGCAGGCTTGCACACGCTGTATGTCGACGGTGAACCGGGGTTTTATTACCTGGCGTTACATGATCAGCAAAGCGCAGGGGTGCTGAGCGGGCAGGATCGCGAGGACGCGCTCAAGGGCATGTACCCGATCAAGCGTGACCACACGGGCGACGTACGTTTGCTCGGTGCGGGCCGGGCACTGGAAGACGTGCTGCATGCCGCACGGTTATTGAAGCAGGACTGGGACATCACGGCGCAGGTGTGGAGTTGCCCCAGTTACACGCGACTGGCGCGTGAGGCTGCAGCGGCTGAACGCTGGAATCGGCTGCACCCCACAGCGCCCAAGCGCAGTTGCCATCTGCGTGAATGCCTGGCCGCAACTGCGGCGCCGGTGATTGCTGTCACCGGATATCCGCAGGCGATTGTCGATCAGTTGGCCGCTCATACGGATGCGCGGTTTGTGGCGCTGGGGGCCGGGTCGGTGCAGGCCGGGGCGCCGAGTCGGTATTGGATTGTGGTGATGGCGCTCAGGGCGCTGGCGGATGAGGGGCGTATTGATCTTCAGCAGGTGGAAACAGCGATGGCCCGGTACCCGCTCAAATGA
- a CDS encoding MarR family winged helix-turn-helix transcriptional regulator, giving the protein MSSKEPDVWFRFVRAHRTVIREIERRLAEANLPPYAWYDALWGLESGPDGTRRMHELADVLAIERYNLTRLVDRLEKDGLVVRSRSDGDGRAAFASITDAGRVLRKKMWKIYESTVDELFLSQIEPEQRQGFADALERTAGLAMEAGVQTRSRRKT; this is encoded by the coding sequence ATGTCGTCGAAAGAGCCTGATGTATGGTTCCGTTTTGTCAGGGCCCACAGGACGGTCATCCGTGAAATCGAACGCCGCCTGGCCGAGGCGAACCTGCCGCCCTATGCCTGGTACGACGCATTGTGGGGCCTGGAAAGCGGCCCCGATGGCACCCGCCGCATGCACGAGCTGGCGGATGTGCTGGCCATCGAGCGCTACAACCTCACGCGCCTGGTCGACCGCCTGGAAAAGGATGGCCTGGTCGTGCGTTCGCGCTCCGATGGCGACGGCCGCGCGGCGTTTGCCTCGATCACCGATGCCGGCCGGGTGTTGCGTAAAAAAATGTGGAAGATCTACGAAAGCACGGTGGATGAGTTGTTCCTGTCGCAGATCGAACCGGAGCAGCGCCAGGGGTTTGCGGATGCGTTGGAGCGCACGGCGGGGCTGGCGATGGAGGCCGGGGTACAGACCCGCAGCCGGCGCAAAACCTGA